In the genome of Candidatus Bathyarchaeum sp., one region contains:
- a CDS encoding Lrp/AsnC family transcriptional regulator, translated as MDQKDELILRFLEKNANLSSRAIAENIGLPISTVHRRIRKLEKEKIIKGYRAIIEYEKTKRLIGAYVFINLSEVYPDNNHVPKSKIIKTLQRNKEVQELADVQGAHFDLILKCRFTSLKALSNFIETLRQQEGIEEIFSSIITDEIV; from the coding sequence ATGGATCAAAAAGACGAGCTGATTCTGCGGTTTTTGGAAAAGAACGCTAACCTGTCGAGCAGGGCGATTGCTGAAAATATTGGGTTGCCGATTTCTACTGTTCATCGGCGGATAAGGAAGCTGGAAAAAGAAAAAATCATCAAGGGTTACAGGGCAATAATTGAATACGAAAAGACGAAAAGACTCATTGGCGCTTATGTTTTCATTAATTTGTCTGAAGTTTATCCAGACAATAACCATGTTCCAAAATCAAAAATCATTAAAACTCTTCAAAGAAACAAAGAAGTACAAGAATTAGCCGACGTTCAAGGAGCCCACTTCGATTTAATCCTCAAATGCAGATTTACAAGTCTTAAAGCCCTGTCTAATTTTATTGAAACGCTACGCCAACAGGAAGGAATCGAAGAGATCTTCTCGTCAATAATAACTGACGAAATAGTGTAG
- a CDS encoding right-handed parallel beta-helix repeat-containing protein, with product MNKLTASALVLIFSVIFVSVSNIGVVKAEGVIFIRADGSVEGTKKIQRDGNTYTFLGNISIDASGIDGIIVERDNIVIDGAGNGLQGNGNENGIVLSNVNITVKNLKLSNFNIGIVVKSSENNKILENIITANFRGLDLTASENNIVSGNYIANNNDGIALENINNEIIENTITDNTNIGIFLNGAGYNNIIENNITNNGRGILVSICYNNVIHHNNFVKNTKDVETDSSINTWDNNFEGNYWSDYDGEDNDADGIGDTPYIINENNQDNHPLVNIISEFKTIYIRADGTVDGTGNIHQEKNIYTLTGNIYDPLVIKKDNIIIDGSNYTLQGTGTNRGIELSDKKNVTLKNFEITGFETGIYIYDHSEPRNNTISANIITNNTYGIYIEHAHNNTISGNTITNNEYGIYLQESRFDVLRNNSLTNNCYSFTVDNSNFVNDVDTSNLVDGKPMIYWINQQDKTVPSEAGYVALINCENITIENLTLDNNGQGMLLISTIDSTIANNTITTNVDGILLRSSLNNTISENNLTHNKRGIHIIGSWENYSLNNSISGNFIANNEEGIHLFETSNNVFRNNKMINNNRSFVDTSFFVNDLDSSNTVNGKPIYYWVNKHDKTVPSDAGYVALLNCVNITVQNLELSNEDYGIILGSTINSTIANNIINNNSQGIYLTKSNNNTIRGNYITNNNVGIWFYDSSNNIIFENYVANNQNGTSILLLPFMPTSSNNIFYCNSFVNNVQQIYEFPSGFAIPDAVNSWDNGVEGNYWSDYEGTDSDSDGIGEIFYFISKNNQDNYPLMASIISPIYGFDAGIWEWIQYNVYVISNSSVSDFIFNPENTLIQFNVEGKTGTTGFCNVTIPKNLLYAENTWVVLVDGTSLTPTVNEKENYTTLHFTYAHDIQTIQIIGTDAIPEFPTWAILPILCAIPLVAVIGKQKLKQNANKGVI from the coding sequence ATGAATAAACTCACAGCATCAGCTCTGGTACTAATTTTTTCAGTTATCTTTGTTTCTGTTTCAAACATTGGAGTCGTAAAGGCAGAGGGCGTAATTTTCATCAGGGCGGATGGTTCAGTTGAGGGAACGAAGAAGATTCAACGAGATGGAAATACCTATACTTTTTTGGGAAATATCAGTATTGATGCTTCTGGAATTGATGGCATAATCGTTGAAAGAGATAACATTGTTATTGATGGGGCAGGTAACGGACTTCAAGGAAATGGAAACGAAAACGGAATAGTCCTTAGTAATGTCAATATTACCGTCAAGAATTTGAAGTTATCCAATTTTAATATTGGAATTGTGGTTAAAAGTTCAGAAAATAATAAAATCTTGGAAAACATCATAACTGCTAACTTTCGTGGTTTAGACTTAACAGCTTCAGAAAACAACATTGTTTCTGGGAATTATATAGCAAATAACAATGATGGTATTGCCCTTGAAAACATAAATAACGAGATTATTGAAAACACAATAACCGACAACACTAACATTGGCATCTTCCTTAATGGTGCTGGATACAACAATATCATTGAAAATAACATAACAAATAATGGACGAGGAATTCTAGTTTCTATTTGTTACAATAATGTTATTCACCACAATAACTTCGTTAAGAATACCAAGGATGTAGAAACAGATTCTTCAATCAACACTTGGGATAATAACTTTGAAGGTAATTACTGGAGCGACTATGATGGCGAAGACAATGATGCAGACGGAATAGGCGACACACCTTACATCATAAATGAAAACAATCAAGACAATCATCCTTTAGTGAACATAATTTCAGAGTTTAAAACAATCTACATCAGAGCCGATGGAACTGTTGATGGAACGGGTAACATCCATCAAGAGAAAAACATTTACACCCTCACAGGCAACATTTATGACCCCCTTGTTATTAAAAAAGATAACATCATAATTGATGGAAGTAACTATACCCTTCAGGGGACAGGAACAAATCGTGGAATAGAGCTTTCAGATAAAAAGAATGTTACGCTCAAAAATTTTGAGATAACCGGATTCGAAACTGGCATCTACATTTATGATCACTCCGAACCGAGAAATAATACAATTTCTGCAAACATCATAACAAACAACACTTATGGGATTTACATCGAGCATGCACATAACAACACGATTTCTGGAAACACCATAACAAATAATGAGTATGGTATTTATCTTCAAGAATCTCGTTTCGATGTTCTTCGAAACAACAGCCTAACTAACAACTGCTACAGTTTCACTGTTGACAATAGCAACTTCGTAAATGATGTGGACACCTCAAACCTTGTTGACGGTAAACCGATGATTTACTGGATCAACCAGCAAGACAAAACTGTGCCCTCTGAAGCAGGATATGTAGCCCTTATCAATTGTGAAAACATAACAATCGAGAACTTAACTCTTGATAACAACGGGCAGGGCATGCTACTCATTTCCACAATAGACTCGACTATAGCCAACAATACCATAACAACAAATGTAGATGGAATTTTGCTTAGGAGTTCTTTGAATAACACTATTTCTGAGAACAATTTAACTCATAACAAACGGGGAATACATATTATTGGATCTTGGGAAAACTATTCTCTAAACAACTCGATTTCTGGAAATTTTATTGCAAACAATGAGGAAGGCATTCACCTCTTTGAGACTTCTAACAATGTTTTTAGAAACAACAAAATGATCAACAATAATCGTAGCTTTGTGGACACTTCTTTTTTTGTTAATGATTTAGATTCCTCGAATACCGTAAATGGAAAACCAATCTATTATTGGGTCAACAAACATGACAAAACTGTTCCATCTGACGCTGGCTATGTGGCTCTCCTAAATTGTGTTAATATTACGGTTCAAAATCTCGAACTAAGCAACGAAGACTACGGCATAATATTGGGTTCTACCATAAACTCGACGATAGCCAACAACATCATAAATAACAATAGCCAAGGAATCTATTTAACTAAGTCCAATAATAACACTATTCGCGGAAACTACATAACCAACAATAATGTTGGCATTTGGTTCTATGACTCTTCAAATAACATTATTTTTGAAAACTATGTTGCAAACAACCAAAATGGCACATCTATCCTTTTGTTGCCTTTCATGCCCACGTCTTCAAACAACATCTTTTACTGTAACAGTTTTGTTAACAATGTTCAACAAATTTACGAGTTCCCCTCAGGGTTTGCGATTCCTGATGCTGTAAACAGTTGGGATAACGGTGTTGAAGGAAACTACTGGAGCGACTATGAGGGCACAGATAGTGATAGCGATGGAATAGGAGAAATATTCTATTTTATTAGTAAAAACAACCAAGACAATTACCCACTAATGGCTTCTATTATATCTCCAATTTATGGGTTTGATGCTGGAATCTGGGAGTGGATCCAATACAACGTTTATGTGATCAGTAATTCCTCGGTTTCAGATTTCATTTTCAACCCTGAAAATACACTAATACAATTTAATGTGGAAGGCAAAACTGGAACAACAGGCTTCTGCAACGTGACAATCCCAAAAAACCTGCTTTACGCTGAAAACACTTGGGTTGTCCTCGTAGACGGAACCTCACTCACACCTACAGTCAACGAAAAAGAAAACTACACCACCCTCCACTTCACATACGCCCACGACATCCAAACAATACAAATAATCGGAACCGATGCAATCCCAGAATTTCCCACATGGGCCATTTTACCCATACTATGTGCCATACCTTTGGTGGCGGTAATCGGTAAACAAAAACTAAAACAAAATGCAAACAAAGGGGTGATTTAA
- a CDS encoding DNA-binding protein — protein sequence MLSEDELESLRKRRMLELQQRMQAEEQQAQAQQNLESQKQALLRRILTPEARSRLTNLNMVKPEFTQQLEIQLIQLAQAGRVKLPITDDQLKELLVRLQSGKRDYTIRRV from the coding sequence ATATTGAGTGAAGACGAACTTGAATCTCTCAGGAAACGCCGAATGCTTGAGCTTCAGCAACGAATGCAAGCTGAAGAACAACAAGCTCAGGCCCAACAAAATCTTGAGAGTCAAAAACAAGCTCTTCTTCGAAGAATATTAACCCCTGAAGCGAGGAGCCGCCTCACGAACTTGAATATGGTTAAACCTGAGTTCACCCAACAACTTGAAATACAGCTGATTCAGTTAGCTCAGGCGGGACGCGTAAAGCTGCCCATAACTGACGATCAACTAAAAGAGTTGCTTGTGAGGCTCCAGTCAGGAAAACGAGATTACACGATTAGGAGAGTATAA
- a CDS encoding 30S ribosomal protein S19e, which yields MPTPYDIPASVLIERLAQHLKDEVDVITPPAWVNFVKTGSYNQRAPTNPDWWFVRVASIMRKIYVKGPIGVELLRQEYGGRKDNGAMPEHAAKGSGNIVRTAIHQLQKAGLVKTQRTEGRVVTSDGRRLLDRLSTQLKSELEKAQPALAKY from the coding sequence TTGCCAACACCGTATGATATTCCAGCATCTGTTCTCATAGAAAGATTAGCACAGCATCTAAAAGATGAAGTAGATGTAATAACCCCACCCGCTTGGGTTAACTTTGTCAAGACCGGCTCATACAATCAAAGAGCCCCCACAAACCCTGATTGGTGGTTTGTTAGAGTAGCCTCCATTATGCGTAAAATTTATGTGAAAGGCCCCATCGGCGTTGAATTGCTCCGTCAAGAATACGGCGGCAGAAAAGACAACGGTGCCATGCCCGAACACGCCGCAAAAGGAAGCGGAAACATTGTGCGAACTGCAATTCATCAATTGCAAAAAGCTGGTCTAGTCAAGACCCAAAGAACAGAAGGACGCGTAGTAACAAGTGACGGAAGACGCCTGCTTGACAGGTTGTCAACCCAACTAAAAAGTGAACTAGAAAAAGCTCAACCTGCACTCGCAAAGTATTAG
- a CDS encoding 50S ribosomal protein L31e, which produces MVEERFYTIPLRNAWISPRKKRAPKAARIVRKFVAKHMKVKAKAFDEDEESERLVIDNEVNEKLWSRGIEKPPRKIRVRVVKDNEGVVTVLLAEGD; this is translated from the coding sequence ATTGTCGAGGAAAGGTTCTATACTATTCCTTTGCGTAATGCTTGGATCAGTCCAAGAAAGAAACGTGCTCCCAAGGCAGCAAGGATTGTTCGCAAGTTTGTTGCCAAGCACATGAAAGTTAAAGCCAAGGCTTTTGACGAGGACGAAGAATCCGAAAGGCTGGTTATCGACAACGAAGTTAACGAAAAACTTTGGAGTCGCGGAATCGAAAAGCCTCCCCGGAAGATACGCGTGCGTGTAGTTAAAGACAATGAAGGAGTAGTGACGGTTCTTCTCGCAGAAGGAGACTAA
- a CDS encoding 50S ribosomal protein L39e: MARNKPTAKKLRLAKAGKESKAVPTWVIAKTGGQVRSNPKRRRWRQRKIKA, encoded by the coding sequence ATGGCACGAAACAAACCAACTGCCAAGAAATTGCGACTTGCCAAGGCTGGGAAAGAAAGTAAAGCTGTTCCAACTTGGGTTATTGCCAAAACTGGTGGTCAAGTTCGCTCAAATCCCAAGCGGAGACGCTGGCGACAAAGAAAGATTAAGGCTTGA
- a CDS encoding YhbY family RNA-binding protein, giving the protein MKVRIKSALSKEKPTVHIGKEGATAEMVAEIEKQLKAREIIKVKILKTALGEQAAQEAKNMATTVAQQAEAELVDIRGHTFMLYKSRKKR; this is encoded by the coding sequence ATGAAAGTTAGAATAAAAAGTGCACTAAGCAAAGAAAAACCCACTGTGCACATTGGAAAAGAAGGAGCAACCGCTGAAATGGTTGCAGAGATTGAAAAACAGCTTAAGGCTCGGGAAATAATTAAGGTGAAAATTCTTAAAACTGCCTTGGGCGAGCAAGCAGCCCAAGAAGCAAAAAACATGGCCACCACAGTAGCCCAACAAGCAGAAGCAGAGCTTGTTGATATTCGTGGTCACACGTTTATGTTGTATAAAAGCCGCAAAAAACGTTAA
- a CDS encoding ABC transporter permease, with protein sequence MSKLSSLFKVPNLSYRVFKIWLRNKDVFMKTYKANFLPSLLEPILYLVAFGLGLGGFVDTINGTPYLNFIAPAIVTMSMMFSAFYECTYASFVRMYFQKTFDAIIATPVNIEEVITGEILWGATKSLINSSIVLAVITAAGLVSSPLFLLIPLVAFLVGFLFSAIAMCFTAIVPNIDAFNYPAFLFITPMSLMSGTFFPLTAMPQIVQTIAHVVFPLTNAVDITRALTLGNIETSILFSLAWMLIVAPIFFILAINLMKKRLIK encoded by the coding sequence ATGAGCAAACTAAGTTCCTTGTTTAAAGTTCCGAACCTGTCGTATCGGGTTTTCAAAATCTGGCTCAGAAACAAAGACGTCTTCATGAAAACCTACAAAGCCAATTTTTTGCCTTCCTTGTTAGAGCCAATTCTTTACTTGGTGGCTTTTGGTTTGGGTCTAGGCGGATTTGTAGACACTATCAACGGAACACCATATTTGAACTTCATTGCTCCAGCCATAGTTACAATGTCTATGATGTTCTCAGCATTTTACGAGTGCACCTACGCGTCCTTTGTGCGCATGTATTTCCAAAAAACCTTTGATGCCATAATCGCAACCCCCGTAAACATCGAAGAAGTCATCACAGGAGAAATCCTATGGGGCGCCACAAAGAGCCTGATTAACTCCTCCATAGTTTTGGCAGTCATAACAGCGGCAGGATTAGTTTCCTCACCCCTGTTTCTGTTGATTCCCTTGGTTGCCTTTCTGGTTGGATTCTTGTTTTCAGCCATCGCCATGTGCTTCACTGCCATAGTTCCCAATATCGACGCCTTCAACTACCCCGCCTTTTTATTCATCACACCCATGTCATTGATGAGTGGAACCTTTTTCCCCTTAACGGCAATGCCCCAAATCGTACAAACAATCGCTCATGTTGTGTTTCCGCTCACCAACGCAGTAGACATAACCCGAGCCCTAACCCTTGGCAACATCGAAACATCAATACTATTCAGCCTAGCATGGATGCTAATAGTAGCCCCAATCTTTTTCATACTAGCAATAAACCTCATGAAAAAACGACTAATTAAATAA
- a CDS encoding ribonuclease P has translation MSSIKQIALRRVHMLFSLAKQVAHENPELSQRYVQLARKVAMRARLRLPREYRFLVCKKCKSFILPGVNCRTRIQPRREPHMVITCLSCGRVTRIPIKGRKNIVNPQNES, from the coding sequence ATGAGCTCCATTAAACAGATAGCTTTGCGCCGGGTTCACATGCTGTTTAGTTTAGCAAAGCAAGTAGCTCATGAAAATCCTGAATTGTCGCAGCGTTATGTTCAGTTGGCTCGTAAGGTTGCTATGCGGGCTCGTTTGCGGTTGCCTAGGGAATACAGGTTTTTGGTTTGCAAAAAATGTAAAAGCTTTATTTTACCGGGTGTTAACTGTCGTACCCGAATACAACCAAGAAGGGAACCCCACATGGTAATTACCTGCCTGAGTTGTGGCAGAGTTACGCGCATCCCGATTAAAGGAAGGAAAAATATTGTTAACCCCCAAAATGAAAGTTAG
- a CDS encoding NAD+ synthase, protein MKVAMAQINSTVGDLQGNITKIKQYLADAKESGAELVVFPELAVTGYPPQDLLLENGFVQKNKQVLLELIENNMVDIVAVVGFVDYKGKELYNAAAVFQKNKLVKVVYKALLPTYDVFDEDRYFKPAKLDEIKPVPVTIAGKKVSLGVEICEDLWDTDYDMKVTDLLVERGADLVVNVSASPFLVGKHLERHKLLVEKATKNRVPLFYVNLVGGQDELVFDGQSMAVDKTGTLVALGRQFAEDLVLTDINLETGTGVAIEAPVHDKVAEMFGALVLGIHDYFAKTSFEKAVVGLSGGIDSSVTAAIAVEALGPQNVIGVSMPSRFSSDHSKSDAQQLAENLGICFVQVGIQDVVNVFHEQMDPQLEHIRACFSTKTEDDDEVADENIQPRVRGNVLMDISNRLKDLKILVLNTGNKTEVALGFCTLYGDMAGGIGALGDVSKLQVYELAHYINNKAGRLVIPKSVLEKRPSPELKECQFDPFDFDIVSPLVDEIIENRRSKQDLIKMGYPKKAVDDTYKRVRNSEYKRRQATPCIKITPKAFGIGWKMPIVNKYKG, encoded by the coding sequence TTGAAGGTTGCCATGGCTCAAATTAATTCAACAGTAGGAGACTTGCAAGGCAACATAACAAAAATCAAGCAATATCTTGCTGACGCCAAAGAATCTGGAGCCGAGTTGGTTGTTTTTCCCGAATTAGCAGTTACAGGTTACCCTCCCCAAGACTTGCTTTTAGAAAACGGGTTTGTGCAAAAAAACAAGCAGGTACTCTTGGAATTAATTGAAAACAACATGGTTGATATTGTGGCGGTTGTAGGGTTTGTGGACTACAAAGGCAAAGAACTGTACAACGCTGCGGCAGTTTTCCAAAAAAACAAGCTAGTTAAGGTAGTTTACAAGGCTTTGTTGCCTACTTATGACGTGTTTGATGAAGACCGTTACTTCAAACCTGCAAAATTAGATGAGATTAAACCAGTTCCAGTAACCATTGCTGGAAAAAAGGTTAGTTTAGGTGTAGAAATCTGTGAGGATTTGTGGGACACAGATTACGACATGAAAGTTACAGATTTGCTTGTGGAGCGAGGTGCAGATTTGGTTGTGAATGTTTCTGCGTCGCCGTTTCTGGTGGGCAAGCACCTAGAACGACATAAACTGTTGGTGGAAAAGGCTACCAAAAATCGTGTACCCTTGTTTTATGTGAATCTTGTTGGGGGACAAGATGAGTTGGTTTTTGACGGTCAGAGCATGGCAGTAGACAAGACGGGTACTTTAGTTGCTTTGGGGCGGCAGTTTGCTGAAGATTTGGTGTTAACAGACATTAACCTCGAAACCGGCACAGGTGTGGCGATTGAGGCTCCGGTGCATGATAAGGTTGCGGAAATGTTTGGGGCTTTGGTTTTGGGGATTCATGATTATTTTGCCAAAACCAGCTTTGAAAAGGCAGTTGTGGGTTTGAGTGGAGGAATAGATTCCAGTGTTACTGCGGCCATTGCCGTTGAAGCCCTTGGACCCCAAAACGTGATTGGGGTTTCTATGCCTTCACGGTTTTCCAGTGACCACAGCAAATCGGATGCGCAACAGCTTGCGGAAAATCTTGGGATTTGTTTTGTGCAGGTTGGCATCCAAGATGTTGTTAACGTTTTTCATGAACAAATGGATCCGCAACTAGAGCATATCAGGGCGTGTTTTAGTACCAAAACTGAGGATGATGACGAAGTGGCGGATGAGAATATTCAGCCTCGGGTTCGGGGGAATGTTTTGATGGATATTTCTAATCGCCTTAAAGACCTGAAGATTTTGGTTTTGAATACCGGAAACAAAACTGAGGTTGCTTTGGGTTTTTGCACCTTGTATGGGGACATGGCGGGAGGCATTGGTGCCTTGGGGGATGTGAGCAAGTTGCAAGTTTACGAATTGGCTCATTACATTAACAATAAAGCGGGAAGATTGGTTATTCCAAAAAGTGTACTAGAAAAGCGTCCCTCGCCCGAGCTTAAAGAGTGCCAGTTTGACCCCTTTGATTTTGACATAGTAAGCCCCCTAGTAGACGAAATCATAGAAAACAGAAGAAGCAAACAAGACCTAATCAAAATGGGCTACCCCAAAAAGGCAGTAGACGACACCTACAAACGGGTCCGAAACAGCGAATACAAACGCCGCCAAGCAACCCCTTGCATCAAAATAACCCCCAAAGCCTTCGGCATCGGATGGAAAATGCCCATTGTCAACAAATACAAAGGATGA
- the ftsY gene encoding signal recognition particle-docking protein FtsY has product MFDKLRKGLSSAVNKIVVTELKAEKLQPILDDFRFSLIENDVAVPVAYYITDELEKRLEGRQVKRLGDKKELVKETLHEVLIDILTPPDQIDLIEKIEEKRKTNEPYVMMVVGINGTGKTTSIAKLTNFLLKKKYSVVLAGSDTYRPGSIEQLEQHAKKLGVKMIKHDYGADPAAVAYDAINHAQSHGIDVVLIDTAGRIQTDRNLMNELAKIKRVVGPDLTVLVIDSLIGNDAVLQAEEFHKSVTVDANILTKVDADVKGGASLSVAHVTGKPIIFIGVGQEYKDLQLFEPQLFADMMLK; this is encoded by the coding sequence GTGTTCGACAAGCTCAGAAAGGGCCTTAGCAGCGCAGTTAACAAGATTGTTGTAACCGAACTTAAAGCCGAAAAGCTTCAACCAATTTTAGACGACTTCAGGTTCAGCCTCATCGAAAACGATGTTGCAGTGCCTGTAGCATATTATATTACTGACGAACTAGAAAAGCGCCTAGAAGGTCGCCAAGTAAAACGCCTAGGCGACAAAAAAGAACTAGTCAAAGAAACCCTTCATGAAGTACTAATTGACATATTAACACCCCCTGACCAAATTGATCTTATAGAAAAAATTGAAGAAAAACGAAAAACCAACGAGCCCTATGTTATGATGGTTGTGGGGATTAATGGAACCGGAAAAACTACCAGTATTGCTAAGCTTACCAACTTTTTGTTAAAGAAAAAATACTCCGTAGTTCTGGCGGGCAGCGACACTTACCGTCCAGGGTCTATTGAGCAGCTTGAGCAACACGCCAAAAAGTTAGGCGTGAAAATGATAAAGCACGATTACGGTGCCGACCCTGCAGCAGTTGCCTATGATGCGATTAATCATGCCCAAAGCCATGGAATAGACGTAGTTTTGATTGACACAGCGGGACGTATCCAAACTGACCGTAACTTGATGAATGAGTTAGCTAAAATCAAGCGAGTTGTGGGTCCTGATTTGACGGTTTTGGTTATTGACTCCTTGATTGGAAATGATGCAGTTTTGCAGGCCGAAGAGTTTCACAAAAGCGTAACAGTAGACGCAAACATATTAACCAAAGTAGACGCCGACGTGAAAGGTGGAGCCTCGTTGAGTGTGGCACATGTTACGGGCAAGCCCATTATTTTCATTGGGGTGGGTCAGGAGTACAAGGATCTGCAGTTGTTTGAGCCCCAATTGTTTGCGGACATGATGCTCAAATAA
- the pfdA gene encoding prefoldin subunit alpha produces the protein MSSDQETFRRLVLESRYLEETMNELQSRISMMNSAVTELRLANVTLEGLENQKKGTQLFVPVGGGSYVKAKLETSKQVIVGIGADVAVEKNLTEAKAETEARLAEMENTRKALSEQLNQVYAKLQQNQSQMQEMSAKLQAGEQSGVRQAQKGP, from the coding sequence CTGTCTAGTGACCAAGAAACTTTCCGTAGGTTAGTTTTAGAGTCACGTTACCTAGAGGAAACCATGAACGAGTTGCAGTCCAGAATCAGCATGATGAATTCTGCTGTAACTGAATTGCGACTTGCAAACGTAACCCTCGAAGGGCTAGAAAACCAAAAAAAAGGCACACAACTTTTTGTTCCAGTTGGTGGCGGCTCTTACGTTAAAGCCAAACTGGAAACTTCCAAACAGGTTATCGTTGGCATTGGCGCTGATGTTGCTGTGGAAAAAAATTTAACTGAAGCCAAAGCAGAAACCGAAGCCCGCCTAGCAGAGATGGAAAACACTCGCAAAGCTTTGAGTGAGCAACTAAATCAGGTTTATGCCAAGCTTCAGCAAAACCAGTCCCAGATGCAAGAGATGTCTGCTAAGCTACAAGCAGGAGAGCAATCAGGTGTTCGACAAGCTCAGAAAGGGCCTTAG
- the rpl18a gene encoding 50S ribosomal protein L18Ae yields MSEVKVYRVSGKISKPNLQTEFSKEIRAIKPEDAVEKVYTLLGSKHRVKRFQMSISKVEEIGLDEVQDLIIRKLTEGAE; encoded by the coding sequence ATGAGTGAAGTAAAAGTATACCGAGTAAGCGGAAAAATCAGCAAACCAAACTTGCAAACAGAATTCAGCAAAGAAATTCGAGCCATAAAACCCGAAGACGCAGTTGAAAAAGTTTACACTCTACTAGGCAGCAAGCACCGAGTCAAACGTTTCCAGATGTCCATTTCTAAAGTTGAAGAAATCGGACTAGATGAAGTACAAGACCTCATAATCAGAAAATTGACTGAAGGAGCTGAATAA
- a CDS encoding translation initiation factor IF-6 produces the protein MSLYLFDVFNNASIGIYCLANDRLAIVPPQVPPTKREKLGEWLNVPVVATTIGKSLVNGALACSNSNGVILPPFVADDEIEAIKSAVPDINITVMDTKRTAYGNMILANDNGAVVDNRLGPDIVAKISDALGVEVVASDIAGLPYVGSLATATNKGVLAHPLIKEDEQKVLSDVLKVPVDVGTVNCGVPYVATGLIGNTYGAVAGLLTTGPEMFIIGQALDVVE, from the coding sequence TTGTCATTATACCTTTTTGATGTTTTTAATAACGCAAGTATCGGAATCTATTGTCTTGCAAACGATCGCCTAGCAATTGTTCCTCCGCAGGTTCCCCCAACTAAACGGGAAAAACTTGGGGAATGGTTGAATGTTCCGGTTGTTGCAACTACAATTGGTAAATCTTTAGTTAATGGCGCTTTAGCCTGCAGTAACTCCAATGGAGTTATTCTTCCTCCTTTTGTTGCTGACGACGAAATTGAAGCAATCAAATCTGCTGTTCCAGACATTAACATAACAGTTATGGATACTAAACGAACGGCTTATGGCAACATGATTTTAGCTAACGACAATGGTGCAGTTGTGGATAACAGACTGGGGCCTGATATTGTGGCTAAGATTTCTGATGCCTTAGGTGTAGAAGTTGTTGCTAGCGATATTGCGGGGTTGCCTTACGTGGGTTCCTTGGCTACGGCAACAAATAAAGGAGTGTTAGCTCATCCTTTGATAAAAGAGGATGAACAGAAAGTCTTAAGTGACGTGTTGAAGGTTCCCGTTGATGTGGGAACAGTAAACTGTGGAGTCCCATACGTCGCAACGGGTCTGATAGGTAACACTTATGGGGCAGTTGCGGGGTTGTTGACTACTGGACCCGAAATGTTCATAATTGGACAAGCCCTTGATGTGGTGGAATAA